The following are encoded in a window of Halorarum salinum genomic DNA:
- the dapA gene encoding 4-hydroxy-tetrahydrodipicolinate synthase: MTIHHDTFAGAYPAMTTPFTDSDDVDHEQLAADARRLEAAGTDGLVPVGSTGESATLTHDEHAEVVETVVDAVDVPVVAGTGSNSTREALHLSERAAEAGADALLLISPYYNKPEPRGQYEHFAAVADAVDLPQVVYNVPSRTGQSLDLDTVVDLASHPNVRGYKAASGDLNRISEIVERTRGEAFDVLSGDDGMTLPILSVGGTGTISVAANVEPERVGSMVRAALDGESDRARELHHELSPLCRALFRETNPIPVKEAMDVRGYGPADLRPPLTRATDETREVLAELLADLEAADGGERVRGDDAEAEVAER; this comes from the coding sequence ATGACGATACACCACGACACGTTCGCCGGGGCCTACCCGGCCATGACCACGCCGTTCACGGACAGCGACGACGTCGACCACGAACAGCTCGCAGCCGACGCCCGACGGCTCGAGGCCGCGGGCACCGACGGCCTCGTGCCCGTCGGCTCCACCGGGGAGTCGGCGACGCTCACCCACGACGAGCACGCGGAGGTCGTCGAGACCGTCGTCGACGCGGTCGACGTTCCGGTCGTCGCCGGCACCGGCTCGAACTCGACCCGCGAGGCGCTCCACCTCTCGGAGCGCGCGGCGGAGGCGGGCGCGGACGCCCTGCTGCTCATCTCCCCGTACTACAACAAGCCCGAACCGCGGGGACAGTACGAGCACTTCGCGGCGGTCGCGGACGCCGTCGACCTCCCGCAGGTCGTCTACAACGTCCCCTCGCGGACCGGGCAGAGCCTCGACCTGGACACCGTCGTCGACCTGGCTTCCCACCCCAACGTGCGGGGGTACAAGGCCGCATCCGGCGATCTGAACCGGATCTCGGAGATCGTCGAGCGCACCCGCGGGGAGGCGTTCGACGTGCTCTCGGGCGACGACGGGATGACGCTCCCGATCCTGTCGGTCGGGGGGACCGGAACGATCAGCGTCGCCGCGAACGTCGAACCCGAGCGGGTCGGGTCGATGGTCCGCGCGGCGCTGGACGGGGAGTCCGACCGCGCGCGGGAACTCCACCACGAACTGTCGCCGCTGTGCCGGGCGCTGTTCCGCGAGACGAACCCGATCCCGGTGAAGGAGGCGATGGACGTGCGCGGGTACGGCCCCGCCGACCTCCGCCCGCCGCTGACCCGGGCGACCGACGAGACCCGCGAGGTCCTGGCTGAACTGCTCGCAGACCTCGAGGCGGCCGACGGGGGCGAGCGAGTCCGCGGGGACGACGCGGAAGCGGAGGTGGCCGAGCGGTGA
- a CDS encoding phosphoribosyltransferase: MSDLPDDFSCTITNWEYIYDLCRQVADEVKAADFEPDVVVALARGGWFAGRCICDFLGMDDLTSLKMEHYVGTAEKSGEPTVRYPMPEGSVQGKDVLIIDDIADTGGSIKRAHEYVDERDGGEIRTATLQLLRSSTFEPDFIGERLEEWTWMVYPWNFIEDMVDLVSGVMERADQERFTAEDVRHYLSEFHDVDRIGMEIAQPGRLDEVMDEMVRRDVVRETDGGYRLLEGE; the protein is encoded by the coding sequence ATGAGCGACCTCCCGGACGACTTCAGCTGCACCATCACCAACTGGGAGTACATCTACGACCTCTGTCGACAGGTCGCCGACGAGGTGAAGGCGGCCGACTTCGAGCCGGACGTGGTGGTGGCGCTCGCCCGCGGCGGCTGGTTCGCCGGCCGGTGCATCTGTGACTTCCTCGGCATGGACGACCTCACGAGCCTGAAGATGGAACACTACGTCGGCACCGCGGAGAAGTCCGGCGAGCCGACGGTCCGCTACCCGATGCCCGAGGGGAGCGTCCAGGGGAAGGACGTGCTCATCATCGACGACATCGCCGACACCGGCGGCTCCATCAAGCGCGCCCACGAGTACGTCGACGAGCGCGACGGCGGCGAGATTCGGACCGCGACGCTCCAGCTGCTCCGCAGTTCCACGTTCGAACCCGACTTCATCGGCGAGCGCCTCGAGGAGTGGACCTGGATGGTCTACCCCTGGAACTTCATCGAGGACATGGTCGATCTCGTCTCCGGCGTGATGGAGCGGGCCGACCAGGAGCGGTTCACCGCCGAGGACGTCCGCCACTACCTCTCGGAGTTCCACGACGTCGATCGCATCGGCATGGAGATCGCCCAGCCCGGCCGCCTCGACGAGGTCATGGACGAGATGGTCCGCCGCGACGTCGTCCGCGAAACCGACGGCGGCTACCGGCTGCTCGAGGGCGAGTAA
- the dapB gene encoding 4-hydroxy-tetrahydrodipicolinate reductase yields the protein MTTRIAVTGATGRMGREVIEAAGEDDRFEVAVAVSRSPGGAIAGVEVRDAADLPALLADHDPDALVDFTGPESSVERVAACAEAGVPAVVGTTGFTEEQLAALSEAAADVPVLRASNFSRGIAALRRAVREAVVALPGYDVEVTETHHDGKRDAPSGTALTILDDIEAERDDLEERTYGREGDAPRSPGEVGVHARRAGDVAGEHEVLLAGEDNVLELTHRAGSRRVFAAGALDAAAWLAGREPGRYDFTEVLE from the coding sequence GTGACCACCCGGATCGCCGTGACCGGCGCGACCGGCCGGATGGGGCGCGAGGTGATCGAGGCCGCGGGCGAGGACGACCGGTTCGAGGTCGCCGTCGCCGTGAGCCGATCGCCGGGCGGGGCCATCGCGGGCGTGGAGGTCCGGGACGCCGCCGACCTGCCGGCCCTGCTGGCCGACCACGACCCGGACGCCCTGGTGGACTTCACCGGGCCGGAGTCGAGCGTCGAGCGCGTCGCGGCCTGCGCGGAGGCGGGCGTGCCGGCGGTCGTCGGAACCACCGGCTTCACGGAGGAGCAACTGGCGGCGCTCTCGGAGGCCGCGGCCGACGTGCCCGTCCTCCGCGCGTCGAACTTCTCGCGGGGGATCGCCGCGCTCCGCCGCGCGGTCCGGGAGGCGGTCGTCGCGCTCCCCGGCTACGACGTGGAGGTGACCGAGACCCACCACGACGGCAAGCGGGACGCCCCGAGCGGGACCGCCCTGACGATTCTCGACGACATCGAGGCCGAGCGGGACGACCTGGAGGAGCGGACGTACGGCCGGGAGGGGGACGCCCCGCGCTCGCCCGGGGAGGTCGGCGTCCACGCCCGCCGCGCGGGCGACGTCGCGGGGGAGCACGAGGTGCTGCTCGCGGGCGAGGACAACGTGCTGGAACTCACCCACCGGGCCGGCTCCCGACGGGTGTTCGCCGCCGGCGCGCTCGACGCGGCCGCGTGGCTGGCCGGGCGCGAACCCGGCCGTTACGACTTCACGGAGGTACTCGAATGA
- a CDS encoding MATE family efflux transporter, with translation MDGPSTKSGADELTEGELLRPMLRVAWPLVVIQLLQVMYNVADTFWLGRLSADAVGALSLAFPLVFLFISVGGGFTAAGAILVAQHTGAGGDRKAGRVAGSTLGFVMLVSLAIAAVGYVAVEPMLSLLPADPDTATDVVPLAAAYMRVFFLATPFLFGFYVFVALMRGYGDTRGPLRVMLVSVAMNVALDPILIFGLGPFDAYGIEGAAWATFASRAVATVIGWYVLFGTSAGPDVRPWDLLPDLGIVGDVVKLGVPSALEQSGTALAFVVLTSMVATFPPGIVAAYGLGNRLISLVFLPAMGLSQATNTVVGQNLGAERADRAWRAVRASLSVIVGVMIPVSLFAAAFPGVIVEVFLPPDAPDAGETIGYATTYLRTAAIMFAFTGAFEVGRGALRGAGRTTTALAFSLIALWGVRVPATYLLVFEYGWGTTGIWWAVVFGDVVGATVVLAWLLRGTWASAVVDTGETAAVDD, from the coding sequence ATGGACGGCCCCTCCACGAAGAGCGGCGCGGACGAACTCACGGAGGGGGAGCTTCTCCGGCCGATGTTGCGGGTCGCCTGGCCGCTGGTGGTGATCCAGCTCCTCCAGGTGATGTACAACGTCGCGGACACGTTCTGGCTCGGCCGCCTCTCCGCGGACGCCGTCGGCGCGCTCTCGCTCGCGTTCCCGCTCGTCTTCCTCTTCATCAGCGTCGGCGGCGGCTTCACCGCCGCGGGCGCCATCCTCGTCGCACAGCACACCGGCGCGGGCGGCGACCGGAAGGCGGGCCGCGTCGCCGGGTCGACGCTGGGATTCGTGATGCTCGTCTCGCTCGCCATCGCCGCGGTCGGCTACGTCGCCGTCGAGCCGATGCTCTCGCTGCTCCCGGCGGACCCGGACACCGCGACGGACGTCGTCCCGCTCGCGGCCGCCTACATGCGCGTGTTCTTCCTCGCCACGCCGTTCCTGTTCGGCTTCTACGTGTTCGTCGCGCTGATGCGCGGCTACGGGGACACGCGCGGGCCGCTCCGGGTCATGCTCGTCTCGGTCGCCATGAACGTCGCGCTCGACCCGATCCTCATCTTCGGCCTGGGGCCGTTCGACGCGTACGGCATCGAGGGCGCCGCGTGGGCGACGTTCGCCTCCCGCGCGGTCGCGACCGTCATCGGCTGGTACGTGCTGTTCGGCACCTCCGCGGGGCCGGACGTCCGGCCGTGGGACCTGCTCCCCGACCTCGGCATCGTCGGGGACGTGGTGAAACTTGGCGTCCCGTCGGCGCTCGAACAGTCCGGGACCGCGCTCGCGTTCGTCGTGCTCACCTCGATGGTCGCCACGTTCCCGCCGGGCATCGTCGCCGCGTACGGCCTCGGCAACCGGCTCATCTCGCTCGTGTTCCTGCCGGCGATGGGGCTCTCGCAGGCGACGAACACGGTCGTCGGGCAGAACCTCGGCGCCGAACGCGCGGACCGCGCGTGGCGTGCCGTCAGGGCCTCGCTCTCGGTCATCGTGGGGGTGATGATCCCGGTGAGCCTGTTCGCGGCGGCGTTCCCAGGGGTCATCGTCGAGGTGTTCCTCCCGCCCGACGCCCCCGACGCGGGCGAGACCATCGGCTACGCCACGACCTACCTCCGGACGGCGGCGATCATGTTCGCGTTCACGGGCGCCTTCGAGGTCGGGCGCGGGGCGCTACGCGGCGCGGGTCGGACGACGACCGCGCTGGCGTTCTCCCTGATCGCGCTGTGGGGCGTCCGCGTTCCCGCGACGTACCTGCTCGTGTTCGAGTACGGCTGGGGGACGACCGGAATCTGGTGGGCCGTCGTCTTCGGCGACGTCGTCGGCGCGACCGTCGTCCTCGCGTGGCTGCTGCGGGGGACCTGGGCCTCCGCGGTCGTGGACACGGGCGAGACGGCGGCAGTCGACGACTAG
- a CDS encoding 2,3,4,5-tetrahydropyridine-2,6-dicarboxylate N-succinyltransferase: MSLQSDVDDLWHRYDDGLTAGDVTDGDRAVLDAFLDALEAGEVRAAEKTGASVTDWVANEWVKRGVLLNFGLRETERREYGGVGYYDVLPLRDTDDLAAGGARNTPDGTVLRRGAHLGDDAIMMSPSFVNVGAYVGEGTLVDSCDTVGSCAQLGEGVKLGANTLVGGVLEPVEDAPVIVEEGVSLGAGCRVTSGFRVGANSVVGENTLLTPRIPVYDLVEEEVIHGHLPENRRAFARFVESSVSDHDLFEGGAYKPAVVATHVEEETLEATRREDALRE; the protein is encoded by the coding sequence ATGAGTCTGCAATCCGACGTCGACGACCTGTGGCACCGCTACGACGACGGCCTGACGGCCGGCGACGTGACCGACGGGGACCGGGCCGTCCTCGACGCGTTCCTCGACGCGCTGGAGGCGGGCGAGGTCCGCGCGGCCGAGAAGACCGGCGCCTCCGTGACCGACTGGGTCGCGAACGAGTGGGTGAAGCGCGGCGTCCTGCTCAACTTCGGGCTCCGCGAGACCGAACGACGCGAGTACGGCGGGGTCGGCTACTACGACGTGCTCCCGCTGCGGGACACCGACGACCTCGCGGCCGGCGGGGCGCGAAACACGCCCGACGGGACCGTGCTCCGGCGGGGCGCCCACCTCGGCGACGACGCCATCATGATGAGCCCGTCGTTCGTCAACGTCGGCGCGTACGTCGGCGAGGGGACGCTCGTCGACTCCTGTGACACCGTCGGCTCGTGCGCCCAGTTGGGCGAAGGCGTGAAGCTCGGCGCGAACACGCTCGTCGGCGGCGTGCTCGAACCGGTCGAGGACGCGCCGGTGATCGTCGAGGAGGGCGTCTCGCTCGGCGCGGGCTGCCGGGTCACGTCCGGCTTCCGCGTCGGCGCGAACTCCGTCGTCGGCGAGAACACGCTGCTCACCCCCCGGATCCCGGTGTACGACCTCGTCGAGGAGGAGGTCATCCACGGCCACTTGCCCGAGAACCGCCGCGCGTTCGCACGCTTCGTCGAGTCGAGCGTCTCCGACCACGACCTCTTCGAGGGCGGCGCGTACAAGCCGGCCGTCGTGGCGACGCACGTCGAGGAGGAGACGCTCGAGGCGACCCGGCGGGAGGACGCGCTCCGGGAATGA
- a CDS encoding AEC family transporter, producing the protein MALLDIFVGAILPIVAIAGAGFVLGRLREVDPGPLNTAVVYVLVPALVFHSLATAPLSGETIAKLTAAVTAYVLGMVVVAEGVGRLLGESEPGLSALVLAATFPNSGNYGIPLSDFAFPAGGRPTAVLYLAIQSVLIYTVGVYVASRAGGRGGLSGVKRVLYVPLVWAVPLALGVRWLGVVPPVDGSAMRTLQLVGDSSIPVMLLILGIQLARTDYGTALSQAWVPSLLKMGVAPALAVGVALLVGFSDPTVARVFVLESAMPAAITPVILVAEFAGEGRIGGVSIAEYVSTIVLVTTLASLPVLTGLIALLQSGLVL; encoded by the coding sequence GTGGCGCTGCTCGACATCTTCGTCGGCGCGATCCTCCCCATCGTCGCCATCGCCGGCGCCGGGTTCGTCCTCGGACGCCTGCGCGAGGTCGACCCGGGGCCGCTGAACACGGCGGTCGTCTACGTCCTCGTCCCCGCGCTCGTCTTCCACAGCCTCGCGACCGCACCGCTCTCGGGCGAGACCATCGCCAAACTGACCGCCGCGGTGACGGCGTACGTCCTCGGCATGGTGGTCGTCGCGGAGGGGGTCGGCAGGCTGCTGGGCGAGTCGGAGCCGGGTCTCTCGGCGCTCGTGCTGGCGGCGACGTTCCCCAACTCCGGCAACTACGGCATCCCGCTCTCCGACTTCGCGTTCCCCGCCGGCGGACGGCCGACGGCGGTGCTGTATCTCGCCATCCAGTCCGTGCTGATCTACACCGTCGGCGTCTACGTCGCCTCCCGCGCCGGCGGCAGGGGCGGCCTCTCGGGCGTGAAACGGGTGCTCTACGTGCCGCTGGTGTGGGCAGTTCCGCTGGCGCTCGGCGTGCGGTGGCTCGGCGTCGTGCCCCCCGTCGACGGCTCGGCGATGAGGACGCTCCAGCTCGTCGGCGACTCCTCCATCCCGGTGATGCTGCTCATCCTCGGGATCCAACTCGCCCGGACCGACTACGGCACCGCGCTCTCGCAGGCGTGGGTCCCGTCGCTGTTGAAGATGGGCGTCGCGCCCGCGCTGGCGGTCGGCGTCGCGCTCCTCGTGGGCTTCTCGGACCCGACGGTCGCCCGGGTGTTCGTCCTCGAGTCGGCGATGCCCGCGGCGATCACGCCGGTCATCCTGGTGGCGGAGTTCGCCGGCGAGGGCCGCATCGGCGGCGTCTCGATCGCCGAGTACGTGAGCACCATCGTGCTGGTGACGACGCTCGCGTCGCTGCCCGTCCTGACGGGGCTCATCGCGCTGTTGCAGAGCGGCCTCGTGTTGTAA
- the lysA gene encoding diaminopimelate decarboxylase produces the protein MNDAPLADSPAVRRLADWDAARLSELADEHGTPLYVTDLDRVAENCARLRAAFPDADLRYAVKANTARAVLEAVGEAGLGAECASAGEVRRALDAGFDGADVDYTAVNPPARDLDAVVEWWKEGADLTITVGAADALDRLRERGYDGRVCVRVNPGVGAGHHEKVRTGGAAKFGVPADRVGEVVASARTAFDVVGVHAHAGSGIHGEADLAAHREFLARVAELAAAVDDLEYVNVGGGIGVPYRDDEEPLDLDAVAAAVREELDGLDAALALEPGRYVVADAAVLLTRVNAVKGASDELVAGVDAGMTDLLRPAMYDAYHEIRSLEPDSLDREEAPVTVAGPICESGDVFCEGRPLPVPERGDLLALGNAGAYGHEMASTYNSRPRPADVTPSGDVLRERESLADLTRLER, from the coding sequence ATGAACGACGCTCCCCTCGCCGACTCGCCGGCCGTCCGCCGGCTCGCGGACTGGGACGCGGCCCGGCTCTCCGAACTCGCCGACGAGCACGGGACCCCGCTCTACGTCACCGACCTCGACCGGGTCGCCGAGAACTGCGCCCGACTCCGCGCGGCGTTCCCCGACGCCGACCTGCGGTACGCGGTGAAGGCGAACACGGCCCGCGCGGTGCTGGAAGCGGTTGGGGAAGCGGGCTTGGGCGCCGAGTGTGCCTCGGCGGGCGAGGTGCGTCGCGCACTCGACGCCGGCTTCGACGGCGCCGACGTGGATTACACGGCGGTCAACCCGCCCGCCCGCGATCTGGACGCCGTCGTCGAGTGGTGGAAGGAGGGCGCGGACCTCACGATCACGGTCGGCGCGGCGGACGCGCTCGACCGCCTGCGCGAGCGCGGGTACGACGGCCGGGTCTGCGTCCGGGTCAACCCCGGAGTCGGCGCGGGCCACCACGAGAAGGTCCGCACCGGCGGCGCGGCGAAGTTCGGCGTGCCGGCCGACCGCGTCGGCGAGGTGGTCGCCAGTGCGAGGACGGCGTTCGACGTGGTCGGCGTGCACGCCCACGCGGGATCGGGAATCCACGGCGAGGCGGACCTGGCGGCCCACCGCGAGTTCCTCGCGCGCGTCGCGGAACTGGCCGCCGCCGTCGACGACCTCGAGTACGTCAACGTCGGCGGCGGCATCGGCGTCCCCTACCGCGACGACGAGGAGCCGCTCGACCTGGACGCCGTCGCGGCGGCGGTCCGGGAGGAACTCGACGGACTCGACGCGGCGCTGGCGCTCGAACCCGGGCGCTACGTCGTCGCAGACGCGGCCGTGCTCCTGACCAGGGTGAACGCCGTGAAGGGGGCGTCGGACGAACTGGTCGCGGGGGTCGACGCCGGCATGACGGACCTGCTGCGGCCGGCGATGTACGACGCCTACCACGAGATTCGCTCGCTGGAACCCGACTCCCTCGACCGGGAGGAGGCCCCCGTCACCGTCGCGGGCCCCATCTGCGAGAGCGGCGACGTCTTCTGCGAGGGCCGACCGCTTCCGGTCCCCGAGCGGGGGGATCTCCTCGCGCTGGGGAACGCGGGAGCGTACGGCCACGAGATGGCCTCGACGTACAACTCCCGGCCGCGTCCCGCGGACGTCACGCCGTCGGGCGACGTGCTCAGGGAGCGCGAGTCGCTCGCGGACCTCACGAGGCTGGAACGATGA